One window of the Xiphias gladius isolate SHS-SW01 ecotype Sanya breed wild chromosome 11, ASM1685928v1, whole genome shotgun sequence genome contains the following:
- the csgalnact2 gene encoding chondroitin sulfate N-acetylgalactosaminyltransferase 2, which yields MPRRGLPLQGRVRWLFLGLFLLLVLLLFAYLLECTPPADVSLVLPGLAGETYGKEYYQALLQEQEERHLNRAASLKRQIAQLKQELQEMSEKLKLLQDRKELPGVQGLTETKDQEPGDLLEYLHSQIDKAEVNTGARLPSEYALVPFESFTSSKVYQLEMGLTRHPEEKPVRKDRRDELMEVVEAALDIINNPDEEDGVEDDMPLQRQTYTEGHFTEGLYRTERDKGTLYELFFAKEESSSFRHVTLFRPFGPLMKVRSTSVETSGMIINIIVPLAGRVETFSQFLHNFREVCIQQDRRVHLTVVYFGREGLQEAKSSLEKMSREESFSNYTLIPVDEEFSRGRGLDIGAHAWKKGDVLMFFCDVDIHFTLEFLNTCRLHAAPNKKVFYPVVFSLYNPAIVYGNLELAPPIELQLIHKKDAGFWRDFGFGMTCQYRSDFLNIGGFDLEVKGWGVEDVHLYRKYLRSDLIVIRTPVSGLFHLWHEKQCADELTPEQYRMCIQSKAMNEASHSHLGMLVFREEIEAHLRKQAFKTQSKTED from the exons ATGCCCAGGCGGGGGTTGCCGCTCCAGGGCCGGGTCCGCTGGCTCTTCCTGGGGCTCttcctgctgctggtgctgctgctgttcgcATACCTGCTGGAGTGCACGCCTCCAGCAGACGTCAGCCTGGTCCTGCCCGGCCTAGCAGGAGAGACCTACGGGAAGGAGTATTACCAGGCCCTgctgcaggagcaggaggagcgCCACCTGAACCGCGCTGCCAGTCTCAAGCGCCAGATCGCTCAGCTCaagcaggagctgcaggaaaTGAGTGAAAAGCTGAAGCTCCTGCAGGACAGGAAGGAGCTCCCCGGGGTGCAGGGCCTGACAGAGACGAAAGACCAAGAGCCGGGAGATCTGCTGGAGTACCTGCACTCTCAGATTGACAAGGCTGAGGTCAACACAGGGGCACGCCTGCCCAGCGAGTACGCCCTGGTGCCCTTTGAGAGTTTCACTTCCTCCAAGGTGTATCAGCTGGAGATGGGGCTGACACGGCATCCAGAGGAGAAACCTGTCCGCAAAGACCGCAGGGACGAGTTGATGGAGGTTGTCGAGGCCGCGCTGGACATTATCAACAACCCTGATGAGGAGGACGGAGTGGAGGATGATATGCCGTTGCAGAGACAAACCTACACAGAGGGTCACTTTACTGAGG GACTATACAGGACAGAGCGGGACAAAGGGACACTTTACGAGCTCTTCTTTGCCAAAGAGGAATCCAGCAGCTTCCGCCATGTCACGCTCTTCAGGCCTTTCGGTCCCTTAATGAAAGTCAGGAGCACATCTGTAGAAACATCAGGAATGATAATTAACATCATTGTGCCGCTGGCGGGCAGAGTAGAAACTTTCTCACAGTTCTTACACAACTTCAG GGAGGTGTGCATACAGCAGGACAGGCGAGTACATCTCACGGTGGTTTACTTTGGGCGGGAAGGCTTACAGGAGGCAAAGTCATCTCTGGAAAAAATGTCAAG GGAGGAGAGCTTCTCCAATTACACTCTGATCCCAGTGGATGAGGAGTTCTCACGAGGTCGGGGTCTGGATATCGGAGCCCACGCCTGGAAGAAAGGCGAcgtcttaatgtttttttgtgacgTTGACATCCATTTTACACTGGAGTTTCTGAACACCTGTCGCCTCCACGCTGCTCCGA ACAAGAAAGTCTTCTATCCAGTGGTGTTCAGTCTGTACAATCCTGCCATAGTCTATGGAAATTTGGAGCTGGCTCCACCCATTGAACTCCAACTG ATTCACAAAAAGGATGCTGGATTCTGGAGAGATTTTGGGTTTGGAATGACGTGTCAGTATCGCTCAGATTTCCTAAATATTG GAGGGTTTGATCTGGAAGTGAAAGGCTGGGGGGTGGAAGATGTCCACTTGTACAGGAAGTATCTTCGGAGCGACCTGATAGTGATCCGGACTCCAGTGTCTGGTCTTTTCCACCTGTGGCACGAGAAGCAGTGTGCGGACGAGCTGACGCCCGAGCAGTACCGCATGTGCATCCAGTCCAAAGCCATGAACGAGGCCTCCCACTCTCACCTGGGCATGCTGGTTTTCCGCGAGGAGATCGAGGCTCACCTACGCAAACAGGCCTTCAAGACTCAGAGCAAAACGGAGGACTGA